The sequence CACGTGTTGCAGATGAAATATTAAAAAATGACATGTACGATTTTGTAGGTTCAGATATTCATCACGATAATCACATTCGTGGTTTTTCGAACAAACTTAAAATTAAGAATGTCAAAACTTTTGAAAAAGTTATAGAAAATAATATTAAATTTTTTGGTTAATAAGAATTGTCCCTAACAAGTTTAGACTTTTAGGGGCAATTTGATTTAAGACAAATTCTATTTTTTTATACCACAAATCATTCGATCATTTCCAACAAAATCTTTTCGCAGTTCAATATCCGAAAAATGTTCGTTAAATAATTCTAGAGTTTCTTTTCCTAAATATTGATTGATTTCAAAAAACAAATATCCATTTTCAGTCAAACTATTTTCGGCTAATGCAACTATTTTTTTATAAAAAATAAGCGGATCGTCATCTTGAACGAATAAAGCCAAATGTGGTTCGTGAACTAAAACATTATTTTTGATTTCTATTTTTTCTAAATTGCGAACATACGGCGGATTAGATACTATCAAATCATAATTTTCTAAAAAATCAGTTTCTAAAATGCTTTGATGTATAAAATGAATAGTTACATTATTTACTAGAGCATTTTGTTTCGCGACTTCAATTGCTTTGACTGAAATATCCATCGTTGAAACATTAACGTTCTTTGCTATTTTTGCAATTGTGATTGGAATACATCCACTTCCTGTTCCAATGTCTAAAATACGCCAGATTTTTGTCGGATTTTTAGCAATTGTATTTAAAATCCATTCAACCAATTCTTCTGTTTCTTGTCTTGGAATCAAGGTGTTTTCATTTACATAAAAATCCAATCCATAAAAATAAGCTTTGTTAAAAATATATTGAATGGGTTTCTCTGAAACTAAATCAGCTAAAACATTTTCAAATTGCGAAGCTTTATCAATCGGTAATTCAAATGGAGTTTTCATAACAAAATCGATACGTTTCCAATCTAAAATTTCTTCCAAAGCAATAAAGAAAAGCTGTTCAGCTTCTGCCGAATCATAAATTTTAGATAACGAACTAGTGAATTCGTTTTTAAATGATTTTAATTCCATACGATTGATAAAAGGGTTTAATAATCGGGTTAAAAAATGTAAATTTGCGTAAACTTCTTGATTTTGACTACAAACGAAATTTACATGCAACGCTGTTTAGACTTGGCAGCAAAAGGTCTGGTTGACGCAATGCCAAATCCGAGCGTTGGAGCCATTGTCGTGTACAAAGATACAATTATTGGCGAAGGTTTTACATCTGCTTTTGGCGGATCTCATGCCGAAGTGAATGCAATTAACAGCGTTAAAAACAAAGATCTACTTAAAGAATGTACTTTGTATGTAAGTTTAGAACCTTGCAATCATTTCGGAAAAACGCCACCTTGCAGTGATTTAATTGTACATTCAAAAATTCCGAAAGTAGTTATTGGTTGCATTGATCCGTTTTCTGAAGTTGCCGGAAAAGGAATTGCCAAACTTAGAGCAAACGGGATTGATGTTACTATTGGTGTTTTAGAAGAAGCTTGTAAAACATCGCATAAGCGTTTTTTTACTTTTCATACCAAAAAACGTCCATTTATTATTTTGAAATGGGCCGAATCTCAAGATGGTTTCTTGAGTCCTAAAAACAAGAATGAACAAAAACCAGTTTGGTTAACCAATGTTTATTCACGTCAACTGGTACATAAAATGCGAAGTGAAGAAATGGCTATTTTAGTTGGAAAACAAACTGTTTTTGATGATAATCCAACGTTGAATACAAGAGATTGGTTTGGGAAAAATCCGATTCGATTGTATATCGATAAAGAAAATAAAATACCTAAGGATGTTCATCTAAAAGACAAGTCGATTCCGACAATTTGTTTTACATCTGAAGTACAAAAAAATCAAACGAATTTAGATTTCGAAATTCTTGATTTTAATCAAAACGTACACAAACAAATTTGTCAAGTTTTATTTAAAAGAAATATTCAATCAGTAATTATTGAAGGTGGTAGTTTTACACTTCAACAATTTATCAACGCAGATTTATGGGACGAAGCTTTTGTTTTTAAAAGCTCGGTTTTATTAAACGAAGGAACGAAAGCTCCGCTTTTTAATAATAATCCATTCGAAATAAAATCAATTATTAATGACCAATTATTTCTATTCAAAAACTATTGATTTTGGAAAAAGATACTTATAAAACTTTAGCATCTCCGACAGAGGAAGTCATGTTTAAAGAAAAAAACAGTAAGTTTTACGGATATGCTTTCCCGAT comes from Flavobacterium sp. I3-2 and encodes:
- the prmC gene encoding peptide chain release factor N(5)-glutamine methyltransferase, with protein sequence MELKSFKNEFTSSLSKIYDSAEAEQLFFIALEEILDWKRIDFVMKTPFELPIDKASQFENVLADLVSEKPIQYIFNKAYFYGLDFYVNENTLIPRQETEELVEWILNTIAKNPTKIWRILDIGTGSGCIPITIAKIAKNVNVSTMDISVKAIEVAKQNALVNNVTIHFIHQSILETDFLENYDLIVSNPPYVRNLEKIEIKNNVLVHEPHLALFVQDDDPLIFYKKIVALAENSLTENGYLFFEINQYLGKETLELFNEHFSDIELRKDFVGNDRMICGIKK
- the ribD gene encoding bifunctional diaminohydroxyphosphoribosylaminopyrimidine deaminase/5-amino-6-(5-phosphoribosylamino)uracil reductase RibD produces the protein MTTNEIYMQRCLDLAAKGLVDAMPNPSVGAIVVYKDTIIGEGFTSAFGGSHAEVNAINSVKNKDLLKECTLYVSLEPCNHFGKTPPCSDLIVHSKIPKVVIGCIDPFSEVAGKGIAKLRANGIDVTIGVLEEACKTSHKRFFTFHTKKRPFIILKWAESQDGFLSPKNKNEQKPVWLTNVYSRQLVHKMRSEEMAILVGKQTVFDDNPTLNTRDWFGKNPIRLYIDKENKIPKDVHLKDKSIPTICFTSEVQKNQTNLDFEILDFNQNVHKQICQVLFKRNIQSVIIEGGSFTLQQFINADLWDEAFVFKSSVLLNEGTKAPLFNNNPFEIKSIINDQLFLFKNY